From Argopecten irradians isolate NY chromosome 2, Ai_NY, whole genome shotgun sequence, the proteins below share one genomic window:
- the LOC138314618 gene encoding sodium- and chloride-dependent creatine transporter 1-like, translating into MLTTPQQMDEKGETGDNFRVTVTETFIQDKDTEIPEQRQRETWAKKLDFLLACVGTAVGLGNLWRFPYLCYKNGGGAFLVPFLTFVVLGGVPLFILELGLGQYMSLSGFEAWKICPLFQGIGLANLITIVLTNIYYVMVLAWAGYYFVLSLTAVLPWSNCNNDWNTKSCVALNKVSNLSHTSLLNHSATTEQPSDPAVEFWERGVLQLTNDITDGGGIVWQLALSLLVMWIIVFFCLWRGVRWTGKVVYFTAIFPYVILTVLLVRGLTLDGAGAGVVYYLKPDLSRLADIQVWMDGGTQVFFSYAIAANQVITLGSYNKFTNNFYRDAILVSCINSGTSFIGGFAVFSVLGFMAKQHNIPIEDVANAGPGLAFITYPNAVTQMPISPLWAALFFLMIVLLGLDSHFVGVEAVIASIMDCFPNMRRTNRRMLLLGAYCLLNFLLGLSLVSRGGMYIFQLFDYYSASGMVLLWSVFWEVITIAWVFGADRFYDAIEMMIGSRINPYLHFCWKYLSPVLCMGLLLAQLITFRPIKYNKTYEYPNWAQGFGIMLALSSMVCIPIYAIYKLAREDGSLTQRWRKSIRPVLRKHQIHPKWGVVPAGQD; encoded by the exons ATGCTGACAACGCCACAACAGATGGATGAAAAGGGAGAGACAG GTGACAACTTTAGGGTCACCGTTACTGAAACTTTTATTCAGGACAAAGATACTGAAATTCCAGAACAACGTCAACGCGAGACCTGGGCTAAAAAGTTAGACTTTCTCCTGGCGTGTGTGGGGACGGCAGTTGGGCTTGGTAACCTATGGCGTTTCCCTTACCTGTGTTACAAAAACGGCGGAG GAGCATTTCTCGTACCGTTTCTGACATTTGTCGTATTAGGCGGTGTGCCTTTGTTTATTCTGGAGCTAGGACTGGGGCAGTACATGAGTTTATCAGGATTCGAAGCCTGGAAAATTTGCCCCTTATTTCAAG GTATAGGATTAGCTAACCTTATCACCATCGTTCTCACTAATATCTACTATGTCATGGTACTAGCCTGGGCCGGGTACTACTTTGTGCTCAGTCTAACAGCCGTCCTTCCTTGGTCTAACTGTAACAACGACTGGAACACAAAAAG TTGCGTTGCCCTCAACAAAGTCTCCAACTTAAGCCATACATCTCTGCTGAACCACAGTGCTACTACTGAACAACCCTCCGATCCAGCGGTGGAATTTTGGGA ACGTGGCGTCCTGCAGCTGACTAATGATATTACAGATGGCGGAGGTATAGTGTGGCAGTTAGCTCTGTCCTTGCTGGTCATGTGGATCATCGTCTTCTTCTGTCTGTGGAGGGGAGTCAGATGGACGGGCAAG GTTGTATATTTTACGGCCATATTTCCTTACGTCATACTGACTGTGTTGTTGGTGCGAGGACTGACGCTAGATGGCGCCGGAGCGGGTGTGGTATACTACCTTAAGCCAGACTTGTCAAGGCTAGCTgatatacag GTTTGGATGGATGGTGGAACTCAAGTTTTCTTCTCCTATGCCATTGCAGCCAATCAAGTAATAACCCTGGGCAGCTACAACAAGTTTACTAACAATTTCTATAG GGATGCTATCCTGGTATCGTGTATCAACAGCGGTACAAGCTTTATTGGTGGGTTTGCCGTGTTTTCTGTTCTCGGATTCATGGCTAAACAACACAACATTCCAATAGAAGACGTGGCCAATGCTG GTCCCGGTCTTGCTTTCATTACCTACCCTAACGCTGTCACACAGATGCCGATCTCTCCACTGTGGGCCGCACTCTTCTTTTTGATGATTGTGCTTCTGGGGCTTGATAGTCAT TTTGTCGGAGTTGAAGCTGTCATCGCCTCCATAATGGATTGTTTCCCAAACATGAGGCGAACGAACCGTCGAATGCTGCTATTGGGGGCATATTGTCTTCTTAACTTTCTGCTCGGCCTGTCGCTTGTATCTCGG GGAGGGATGTACATCTTCCAGCTCTTTGACTACTATTCGGCCAGTGGGATGGTCCTACTTTGGTCCGTGTTCTGGGAGGTGATAACCATAGCCTGGGTATTCG gTGCTGATAGGTTCTATGACGctatagagatgatgattggcTCCCGGATTAATCCTTATCTTCACTTCTGCTGGAAATACCTGTCACCCGTGCTGTGTATG GGACTGCTCTTGGCTCAGTTGATTACGTTTCGTCCTATCAAATACAACAAGACATACGAGTACCCGAACTGGGCCCAGGGGTTTGGTATCATGTTAGCATTGTCGTCTATGGTGTGCATTCCAATCTACGCTATCTACAAGCTTGCTCGAGAAGACGGATCTCTGACTCAA AGGTGGCGAAAGTCCATTAGGCCGGTACTTCGCAAGCATCAGATTCACCCGAAGTGGGGTGTGGTCCCCGCCGGACAAGATTAA
- the LOC138314619 gene encoding solute carrier family 49 member 4 homolog, with protein sequence MTNQSKKSPALKVKSVKRIQSEPELHRTELSTTGQESMSGIVPDTIVYRRRWYVLAVYCLITFSQAAVWNTWGPIAESCKRAFGWDDTIIALLPNWGTIGFILAAWVTSWSMDTHGLRTSCVVTTILVTIATAIRCITTQPPYITWTANIAAFLNALGGPVAMGAPPVLSAAWFPPHQRTTSTAIAALSNYAGVAAAFLVGPLFDSTDTGKLTQASNSTNESLSTSHNSSWNYSNPTNVDDENITRIRDNVKVLMFSECGLSALVMILVLLYFPSKPPTPPSTSASQERLDIKAGIKKLIRNKMFLLTCVIYGLPLGILGLWASVMSVTLEPHGVSEGQAGWIGFYSIIAGCLGSLIMARISDAFSKHMKHILLVLFCSAFLCFLWFNLILVGIIPSSIAQVYISVITGTLLMNATVPLLFEMACENTYPVAEGITTVVLTTQLNVVGLIFLGVQMIPNIGVSWESWTILTSIGVCVPIICFMNDNYNRLTIDEKAESILAQ encoded by the exons GAGAAGATGGTACGTACTGGCGGTATACTGCTTAATCACCTTCAGCCAAGCTGCCGTCTGGAATACCTGGGGACCGATAGCTGAGTCCTGTAAGCGAGCCTTTGGCTGGGACGATACCATCATAGCTCTGCTGCCCAACTGGGGCACTATTGGATTTATATTGGCAGCCTGGGTAACGTCGTGGAGTATGGACACCCATG GACTCAGAACTTCCTGTGTCGTCACAACTATCCTAGTAACTATAGCTACAGCCATACGGTGTATCACTACACAACCACCCTACATCACATG GACGGCAAATATAGCGGCCTTCCTCAATGCTTTGGGCGGCCCTGTTGCCATGGGAGCACCACCGGTCCTTTCTGCAGCCTGGTTCCCGCCTCATCAACGAACGACATCAACTGCCATAGCGGCACTCAGTAACTATGCTGGAGTAGCTGCCGCATTTCTCGTAG GCCCATTATTTGACAGCACTGACACAGGTAAACTCACACAGGCGTCTAATAG TACAAATGAATCCTTATCAACATCGCATAACAGCTCATGGAATTATAGCAACCCAACGAATGTAG ACGACGAGAATATCACTAGGATAAGGGACAACGTCAAGGTGCTCATGTTCTCAG AATGCGGACTTAGTGCATTGGTGATGATCCTTGTACTGTTATACTTCCCCTCCAAGCCTCCTACTCCACCTAGTACGTCTGCGTCACAAGAACGTTTAGACATCAAGGCTGGGATAAAAAAGTTGATTAG AAACAAGATGTTTTTATTGACATGTGTGATTTATGGACTTCCGCTCGGCATTCTGGGACTTTGGGCCAGTGTGATGTCTGTGACCTTAGAACCACATGGAGTGTCAGAG GGACAGGCAGGCTGGATTGGCTTTTATTCCATTATCGCTGGTTGTTTGGGATCGCTTATCATGGCAag AATCTCGGATGCGTTTTCGAAGCACATGAAACATATTCTACTTGTACTGTTTTGTTCTGCTTTCCTATGCTTCCTGTGGTTTAATCTAATCCTCGTCGGGATCATTCCAAGTTCTATAG CCCAGGTGTACATCTCCGTTATAACGGGCACACTGCTGATGAATGCCACAGTACCCCTTCTGTTTGAGATGGCCTGTGAGAATACCTACCCGGTAGCCGAGGGCATCACCACTGTCGTACTCACCACTCAGCTGAATGTAGTGGGACTCATCTTCCTAGGCGTACAAATGATCCCAAATATAG GTGTGTCTTGGGAGAGTTGGACTATACTGACATCCATAGGCGTTTGTGTTCCTATCATATGCTTTATGAACGACAACTACAATAGACTTACTATTGATGAAAAGGCGGAATCGATTTTAGCTCAATAA